CGCGGCGCGCCGAGGCGGTCACCGGATCGTCCGGGAACAGCGCGAAGCTGACGAGGCGGCCCATGAGCGCGAGGAACACCCCGCCGAAGACGAGGCTGACGAGGCCGACGCGGGCGGCGCTGCGCTCCACCGAGAGGCGGAACATCGCCTGGACGCCGGCGCGCAGGATCGCGCCGGGGCTGCGCCGCGGCGCCGGGGCGGGCTCGTCGCGGGCCGGCTCCGCGGCGCCGGTCTCGGGAGGCAGGGCGTCGTGAGCCTGGAAGTCCTGGTCCTGGGTCACGGGCGCCTACCTCTTGGCGGTCGGGGTGCGGGTGGAGGTGGAGCCGGTGATGCGCGGCTCCTCGGCTCGGCCGGCGGCGGCGCCGGTGGTGGCGGCCTGACGCTCCTTGGCCGCCGGGGTCGCGGTGGCGCCGAGGCCCAAAGCCTCGAGCTTGCGGGCGATCTCGTCGCCGCGGTCGGCCTTGGCCGGCAGGTCGGCGAGCCGCCCGAGATGACCGGTGCCGATCGGCTCGAGGGTCAGGTACTTGTCGACCGCGCCCTGGAGCCGGTCGGGCCGGGTGAGGAGCTGCCACTCGGCGCGCAGGACCGCGATCGCGTCGCGCTCCTTGCGCAGGCGGGTCTTCAGCTTGGCGACCTGCTCGGCCTGGTAGAGCGTGTCGTACTTGATCGAGTAGGCGTAGATGGCCGAGGCGATCAGCCCGGCGATCGCCGCGAGGTGCAGGAGGCGGATCACCGGCGCCCTCCCCGGGTCTGGGGCTCGGGCAGGGAGGCCAGGGCTTCCAGCGCCGTGAGCGGCGGCGGCGGGGCTGCGTCGGTGCGCTCGCCGGCGCGCAGCTTGGCCGAGCGGGCGCGGGGATTGGCGTAGGCCTCGGCCTCGCCGGCGGCGACCGGGCCCTTGGTGGACAGGGTGAAGCTGCGGGGCGCGGGCTGCGCGGCCATCGGCAGGTGGCGCGAGGCGGCCACCGCCCGGCCGCTGCGGGCCGAGAAGAACTGCTTCACGATGCGGTCCTCCAGCGAGTGGAAGGTGACGACCGCCAGGCGCCCGCCCGGCCGCAGGGTGCGCTCCGCCGCGTGCAGCGCCCGCTGCAACTCGCCGAGCTCGTCGTTGACCGCGATGCGCAGGGCCTGGAACGTCCGGGTCGCCGGGTGGATGCCGCTGCCGGGCTCCGCCCGCACGACGCCGGCGACGATCTCGGCGAGCGCCGCCGTGGTCTCGATGCGGCCGCGCCGGCGCGCCTCGATCAGGGCGCGGGCCACGGCGCGGGCCCGGCGCTCCTCGCCGTAATGGTAGATCACGTCGGCGAGCGCGGCCTCGGAGGCCTCGTTGACGAGGTCGGCGGCGCTCTCGCCGGCCCGCTCCATCCGCATGTCGAGGGGCCCGTCGAACCGGAACGAGAACCCCCGCTCCGCCTGGTCGAGCTGCATCGACGACACCCCGATATCGAGGACGACGCCATCGGCTTGCGCGAAGCCGTGGTCGTGCGCGATCGCGTCGAGATCGCCGAAGCGGCCCTGGACCAGCACGAGGCGGCCCTCGGCCTCCTCGACCAGGGCCTGGCCGGCGGCGATCGCGGTCGGGTCGCGGTCGATCGCGAGCACGCGGTTGCGGGGATCGGCCGCCAGGATCGCCCGGGTGTAGCCGCCGGCCCCGAAGGTGCCGTCGATCACGGCGGCCGGCGCGTCGCCGAGGCGCAGGGACGCCAGGACCTCGGCGAGCAGGACCGGGATGTGGGGAGCGGCGGTCACGGCCGGTCCCCCGGGACGACGGCACAGCTCGCGCGGCGAGCGCGCAGTGACGCGTGACGATCCATGGTGCTCCGCTGTCCGCACGAGCCGGGCCGAGGCCGGCCGGGTTCGGCGCCAGGGCGCCGCTTTGCCCACGCCAGGCATCGACGCGCGACCATCACGCCTGCTCTCGCGGGCGGCGGCCGCCGATGCTGGAATCGCCGTGGACGGGGTGGCTCGGGGTATCATGGGCCTCTGGGGTCGTCAACGCGAGGGCACACGCGGCGGGCAGCACCCGCCCCTGTGCCATCAGAGACCAGCAAGGTTAACGAAGGCTTGTGACCGGCGCGGGCTTTGCCGGAAAGTCGAGGCGCGCATGCCTGTTGGGCCGCGGGCGCGGGCTCTACCTCGGAGATGCCTCGCGCCCGCTTGAACTCAGCTGCGGGCGCGCCAGCGCGCCGGTTTCGGAATTGGGGATCAGCCGGCCTGTAAGCCGGGTTCTGTATGGCCCGGACGACCCGCGAGGGTCCCCCGAACGTGGCGGCCATTCCTCTGGGACGGCCGTTGCCGACCGCCTCGAGCAACCAACCCGGGCGACGGGCCTGAAGAAGGCCGTGCGCGATTCCTCGCGCGTGCCGCCCCTATTCGGTTTTGCTCCCGGTGGGGTTTGCCGTGCCGTCCGCGTTGCCGCGTCCGCGGTGCGCTCTTACCGCACCCTTTCACCCTGGCCGCGACGGGTCCGCGAGGACCCGCACGGTGGTCTGCTCTCTGTGGCACTGTCCCTGGGGTCGCCCCCGCCGGACGTTATCCGGCACCGTCTCTTCATGGAGCCCGGACTTTCCTCCCCGCCCCTCGCGCGCGGGAGACCCGCGAACGGAGGACGGAGCGGCCGCCCGGCCGGCTGACGGCGCCGATGTGCGACGCGGGCGCGCCCGCGTCAAGGCGCAGGACGGCCCGTCCGTCGCCCGCCGCACGGGTTGCCGCGCCGCCCGGACCTCCTACCTGCCGGTCTCAAGGCCGCCCCGACGCGGCCGCGACCACGGAGGCGACCCTGATGAGCGAGAACATCGAGGCGGGCTGGACCCTGGAGACCGTGCAGCAGCTCAAGGCCATGGCGCAGGAAGGCGTCCCGGCCTCGGTCATGAGCCTGAAGCTCAAGCGTCCGGTCACGGCGATCCACGCCAAGCTGGCGGAACTCGGCATCACGCCGGCCGCGGAGGCCTGACCCCGAGAGGGGGCGGGCCCGAAGTGGCCCGCCCGCCGGGCGCTACCAGCTCCCGGTATTCTGCATCGAGGCCCAGGGCTCCTGCGGCGGCTTAGGCCCGCCCTTCTGCAGGATCTCGATCGAGATGCCGTCCGGCGAGCGCACGAAGGCCATGTGGCCGTCCCGCGGCGGGCGGTTGATGGTCACGCCGGCATCCTGGAGCTTCTGGCAGGTGGCGTAGATGTCGTCGACCTGGTAGGCCAGGTGACCGAAGTTGCGTCCGCCGGTATACTCCTCCGGGTCCCAGTTGTAGGTCAGTTCCAGGAGCGGCGACTTGGTGTCCTTCGCCCGCGCGGCGTCGCCGGGGGCGGCCAGGAACACCAGGGTGAAGCGGCCCTTCTCGCTCTCGGTGCGGCGCACCTCCTGGAGGCCGAACTTGTTGCAGTAGAAGTCCAGCGCCCGGTCGAGGTCGGCGACGCGGACCATCGTGTGCAGGTACTCCATGGCACTCCATCCTTCGGTTGCGGCGCGCGGGCGCCCGGTTTCGGCGTCGTAGCTAGGGCGGCGTGAGACCGGCGGGGAGGCCCCGCCTCCCGCGTTGCGCTGCGGCCGGCGACGGTGCAAAGGCTCATTCCTTCCGCCGCCCGCCTTCCGCCGCCCGCGCGACCGCCGAGGATCCCGCCATGCAGTCGATCGTCCGCCTCGCCGATTACCGCCCGAGCGACTACCTGATCGACCGCGTCGACCTCGACGTGCGCCTGCATCCGACCGAGACCCGGGTCACCGCGACCTTGGCGCTGCGCCCGAACCCCACCGGCGAGCCCGGCGCGCCGCTGGTGCTCGACGGCGACGAGCTGACCCTGCTGGCGATCGCGCTGGACGGGCAGCCGACGGGCCCGGGCGCGATCGACGTCACGCCTCGGGCCCTGACCTTGCACCAGCCGCCGCAGCGCCCCTTCGTGCTCGAGATCGAGACGCAGGTGAACCCGAGCGCCAACACCAAGCTGATGGGGCTCTACCGCTCGAACGGCGTCTACTGCACCCAGTGCGAGGCCGACGGCTTCCGGCGCATCACCTACTTCCTCGACCGGCCGGACGTGATGGCGGTCTACACCACCCGGATCGAGGCCGAGCGCCACGAGGCGCCGGTGCTGCTCGGCAACGGCAACCCGGTCTCGGCGGGCGAGGTCGGCCTGACACGCCACTACGCGGTCTGGCACGACCCCCACCCGAAGCCCGCCTACCTGTTCGCCCTCGTCGGCGGCCGCCTCGGCCGGGTCGGCGCGCGCTTCACCACCCTGGAGGGGCGCGACGTCGAGATCGCCGTCTACGTCGAGCCCGGCAAGGAGGATCGCGCCGACTTCGCCCTCGACGCCGTCGCCCGCTCGATGGCCTGGGACGAGCGCACCTTCGGCCGCGCCTACGACCTCGACGTCTTCAACGTCGTCGCGGTCTCCGACTTCAACATGGGCGCGATGGAGAACAAGGGCCTCAACATCTTCAACGACAAGTACGTGCTGGCGAGCCCCGACACCGCGACCGACGCGGACTACGCCAACATCGAGGCGATCATCGCGCACGAGTACTTCCACAACTGGTCCGGCAACCGGGTGACCTGCCGCGACTGGTTCCAGCTCTGCCTCAAGGAAGGCCTGACGGTCTTTCGCGACCAGGAATTCTCCTCCGACGAGCGCTCGCGCCCGGTCCACCGCATCGCCGAGGTGCGGACCTTACGCGCCCGCCAGTTCCCGGAGGATGCCGGTCCCCTCGCGCACCCGGTGCGGCCGCAGGCCTACCGCGAGATCAACAACTTCTACACCGCGACGGTCTACGAGAAGGGCGCCGAGATCGTCCGGATGCTGCGCACCCTGCTCGGGCCGGAGAGCTTCCGGCGCGGCATGGACCGCTACTTCGCGACCTGCGACGGCACGGCCGCGACGGTCGAGGATTTCCTCGCCGCCTTTGCGGCCGAGAGCGGGCGCGACCTGACGGCCTTCGCCCGCTGGTACGCCCAGGCCGGCACGCCGACCGTCTCGGTGACCGGCGCCTACGATCCGGAGCGGAAGACCTACAGCCTGGCCTTCCGCCAGAGCCTGCCGGTGGTCGCCACCGAGGCGACGGCGGGTGCCGCGCCCGAGCCCCTGGTGATCCCGGTCGCGCTCGGCCTCGTCGCCCCGGAGGGCGGGGCGGTCGAAGCCGCGAGCGACCAAGCCCGCGACGGGGTGTTCGTGCTCGACGCGGCGGAGGCGTCCCTCGTCTTCACCAACGTCGCGGCGGCGCCGGTGCCGTCGCTGTTTCGCGGCTTCTCCGCCCCGGTGAAGGTCGATCACGCCCTGACCCGGGACGAGCGCCTGACGCTGCTCGCCCACGATTCCGACGCCTTCAACCGCTGGCAGGCCGCCCAGAGCCTCGCCATGGAGGTGCTGGTCGGCCGCGCCCGCGCCGGCGCGCCGCTCGGCCCCGAAGCCGGCCCCGAGGGTGCGGCGCTCGCCTCCGCGCTCGCGACCTTCCTCGACGCCGAGGCCCTGGCCGATCCCGCCTTCGCGGCCCTGGTCCTGACGCTGCCCGGCGAGCAGGAGGTGGCCCAGACCCTCGGCGCCGAGGTCGATCCGGACGCGGTCTGGCGCGCGCGCCAGACGCTCCGCGTGCAGCTCGGCCGCGACCTCGGGTCCCGGCTCCTGGCCTTGCGCGACGCGCTCGCCGAGCCGCCCGGCGCGCCCTTCAGCCCGGACGCCGCGAGCGCCGGCCGCCGCGCCTTGCGCAACGCCGCCCTCGACCTCGTCGCGGCCGCCGACCCGCAGGCCGGCACCGCGCTCGCCGTCGCGCAGCTCGACGCCGCCACGACCATGACCGACCGCCTCGCGGCGCTCGCGACCTTGAGCCTGGTGCCGGGCGAGGCCCGGGAGGCGGCCCTGGCGCGCTTCGCCGAGACCTACCGCCACGAGCCCCTGGTGCTCGACAAGTGGTTCGCCCTGCAGGCGATGATCCCGGAGGCCGGGACGCTGGACCGGGTCCGCGGGCTGATGCGCCACCCCGCCTTCTCCCTCGGCAACCCGAATCGGGTCCGCTCGCTGGTCGCCAGCTTCAGCCTCAACAATCCGACCCAGTTCCACCGCCCGGACGGGGCCGGCTACGACCTCACGGCCGAAGTGGTGCTGCTCCTCGACGGAAAAAATCCCCAAGTCGCGGCGCGCCTGCTAACTGCTTTCAATACTTGGCGTATGGTCGAAGCGGAGCGCCGCCGGCACGCCGAATCCGCGCTTCGCCGGGTGGCCGGGGCGCCGGGCCTCTCCCCCGACGTCAGCGACATCGCCGGCCGCTCGCTGGTGCCGGCGAAATAATGCACAACCCCTTGT
The sequence above is drawn from the Methylobacterium terrae genome and encodes:
- the ftsL gene encoding cell division protein FtsL yields the protein MIRLLHLAAIAGLIASAIYAYSIKYDTLYQAEQVAKLKTRLRKERDAIAVLRAEWQLLTRPDRLQGAVDKYLTLEPIGTGHLGRLADLPAKADRGDEIARKLEALGLGATATPAAKERQAATTGAAAGRAEEPRITGSTSTRTPTAKR
- the pepN gene encoding aminopeptidase N, encoding MQSIVRLADYRPSDYLIDRVDLDVRLHPTETRVTATLALRPNPTGEPGAPLVLDGDELTLLAIALDGQPTGPGAIDVTPRALTLHQPPQRPFVLEIETQVNPSANTKLMGLYRSNGVYCTQCEADGFRRITYFLDRPDVMAVYTTRIEAERHEAPVLLGNGNPVSAGEVGLTRHYAVWHDPHPKPAYLFALVGGRLGRVGARFTTLEGRDVEIAVYVEPGKEDRADFALDAVARSMAWDERTFGRAYDLDVFNVVAVSDFNMGAMENKGLNIFNDKYVLASPDTATDADYANIEAIIAHEYFHNWSGNRVTCRDWFQLCLKEGLTVFRDQEFSSDERSRPVHRIAEVRTLRARQFPEDAGPLAHPVRPQAYREINNFYTATVYEKGAEIVRMLRTLLGPESFRRGMDRYFATCDGTAATVEDFLAAFAAESGRDLTAFARWYAQAGTPTVSVTGAYDPERKTYSLAFRQSLPVVATEATAGAAPEPLVIPVALGLVAPEGGAVEAASDQARDGVFVLDAAEASLVFTNVAAAPVPSLFRGFSAPVKVDHALTRDERLTLLAHDSDAFNRWQAAQSLAMEVLVGRARAGAPLGPEAGPEGAALASALATFLDAEALADPAFAALVLTLPGEQEVAQTLGAEVDPDAVWRARQTLRVQLGRDLGSRLLALRDALAEPPGAPFSPDAASAGRRALRNAALDLVAAADPQAGTALAVAQLDAATTMTDRLAALATLSLVPGEAREAALARFAETYRHEPLVLDKWFALQAMIPEAGTLDRVRGLMRHPAFSLGNPNRVRSLVASFSLNNPTQFHRPDGAGYDLTAEVVLLLDGKNPQVAARLLTAFNTWRMVEAERRRHAESALRRVAGAPGLSPDVSDIAGRSLVPAK
- the rsmH gene encoding 16S rRNA (cytosine(1402)-N(4))-methyltransferase RsmH, whose product is MTAAPHIPVLLAEVLASLRLGDAPAAVIDGTFGAGGYTRAILAADPRNRVLAIDRDPTAIAAGQALVEEAEGRLVLVQGRFGDLDAIAHDHGFAQADGVVLDIGVSSMQLDQAERGFSFRFDGPLDMRMERAGESAADLVNEASEAALADVIYHYGEERRARAVARALIEARRRGRIETTAALAEIVAGVVRAEPGSGIHPATRTFQALRIAVNDELGELQRALHAAERTLRPGGRLAVVTFHSLEDRIVKQFFSARSGRAVAASRHLPMAAQPAPRSFTLSTKGPVAAGEAEAYANPRARSAKLRAGERTDAAPPPPLTALEALASLPEPQTRGGRR
- the gloA gene encoding lactoylglutathione lyase; its protein translation is MEYLHTMVRVADLDRALDFYCNKFGLQEVRRTESEKGRFTLVFLAAPGDAARAKDTKSPLLELTYNWDPEEYTGGRNFGHLAYQVDDIYATCQKLQDAGVTINRPPRDGHMAFVRSPDGISIEILQKGGPKPPQEPWASMQNTGSW